A region from the Musa acuminata AAA Group cultivar baxijiao chromosome BXJ1-10, Cavendish_Baxijiao_AAA, whole genome shotgun sequence genome encodes:
- the LOC135595108 gene encoding auxin-responsive protein SAUR76-like, which produces MGTSGNGKLSKLKCMIKRWHSSSKITRSAASGGSSGSSSRSQDDDAWHSASFHGDEAPPALRALYVGKSRRQYLICSHLVDHPLLRELVERTGGGTGGGADAGTVVGCEVVLFDHLLWMLENADPQPDSLDELVDFYSC; this is translated from the coding sequence atggggACGAGTGGGAATGGGAAGCTAAGCAAACTGAAATGCATGATAAAGCGTTGGCATTCATCGAGCAAGATCACGCGCTCCGCCGCAAGCGGGGGCAGCAGCGGCTCGTCCTCAAGGTCGCAGGACGACGACGCGTGGCACTCCGCATCGTTCCATGGCGACGAGGCCCCGCCCGCGCTTCGCGCGTTGTACGTCGGCAAGTCGCGGCGGCAGTACCTCATCTGCTCCCACCTCGTCGACCACCCTCTCTTACGGGAACTGGTCGAGAGGACGGGAGGAGGGACCGGCGGTGGTGCCGATGCCGGGACGGTGGTGGGTTGTGAGGTGGTGCTCTTCGATCACTTGCTGTGGATGCTGGAGAACGCCGATCCCCAGCCCGACTCACTGGACGAGTTGGTGGACTTCTATTCCTGCTGA